The Pseudomonadota bacterium genome has a segment encoding these proteins:
- a CDS encoding efflux RND transporter permease subunit, translating to MNWISAYLKRPHAVTALILLGVAFGFIGFKTLPLNLFPDSNYPKISILLIWPGASAEDMADKISRQVEKEMASLDKSRSIKSTVRDETAAVKVEFEYDKSLDAAVTDVNAALNRIMPMLPAEMLPPRIFRISDATAPVQTLAVYPKPKSSLTLSKIRQLCDNEIQEMFLRVQGIADVEIFGGYVPEINLTVDRDRLARFGLSIDNIIAAIYSQNRNIPSGLLIRKNDELMIKIQGEHTRRHELADIVIGKNAGGGAVYLRDISDIETSHQQRRSFFHGNGKPAIGINILRTEGGNVTTTLNALNKVLPDVRAAFPELVFEVADTQGELINTSVSNLLTSLRDSIILTVAVIFLLIARMRTTLLAAISIPFTFLLTFAGMKLIHYELNIVTMTAIILAVGLLVDDAIVVIENIDRHVTSGAKSLFQASVDGTKEIILADFAGTATTLTVLLPIMFVGGYSQKILRPLSVVLSLALLSSFVISVTVIPLLAPILMKPGQQANRIETALQRFCEFWITPLQNFFIQSFRMATSKWGMLILPILIGLLLISMRQMPLVGRDLMPSMDTGIVKIEFEVWPNSTIEQTEMVVKNMERLIKNVPSFVRMSTIVGAEPNVISFGADRTSQEGLITVHFQNRFARTKSIWEIEAGLRETFRELPGLKRFNVYDYGATPLSSIAAPIDVMISGPDPRILDQLADDVAARLHKIRGLTSISRSWDWSKQEIAIDLDETKLARYGISPKDVSETLMTATTGKIASQFSIAGEDGYGIRLRFDQNTINTVNDLAVLQIPGPSGTVPLKEIADFRTVWRQSKITRQNLLPVVNLLGYRSRTAITHLQDQVTAVLSDIKLPGGYTLSQEGEIRQMTESFGNLGGAMALAIIFLYFSLVITFKSYLHPIIIMSAIPLAFIGVPWGMLLLERHLCMPAAMGMILLAGIVVNNSILLVEFIETARSNGADIHSAIEEAIRRRTRPILMTALSTIAGMLPIAAEMAVGLERLSPLAVVAIAGLLVSTFLTLAYVPALYLVTDRIKRKVKITA from the coding sequence ATGAACTGGATATCCGCCTATCTCAAGCGACCACATGCGGTAACTGCTTTAATACTGTTAGGAGTAGCATTCGGCTTTATCGGTTTCAAAACCCTGCCCTTGAATCTATTCCCGGACTCCAATTATCCCAAGATATCAATTTTGTTGATCTGGCCCGGGGCGTCCGCTGAAGATATGGCGGATAAAATTTCCCGGCAGGTGGAAAAAGAAATGGCCTCTTTGGACAAATCCCGGTCCATCAAATCCACCGTGCGTGACGAAACCGCTGCCGTAAAGGTAGAATTTGAATATGACAAAAGTCTTGACGCTGCAGTCACAGATGTAAATGCCGCCTTAAACCGCATCATGCCGATGCTTCCCGCGGAAATGCTGCCACCAAGAATTTTCAGGATTAGCGACGCCACTGCGCCGGTGCAGACCCTGGCTGTTTACCCAAAGCCTAAATCATCTCTTACTCTGTCAAAGATTCGTCAATTATGCGACAATGAAATCCAGGAGATGTTTCTTCGGGTCCAGGGCATTGCTGATGTAGAGATTTTCGGTGGGTACGTTCCCGAAATCAATTTGACTGTTGACCGGGACCGGCTTGCCCGATTCGGGTTATCGATTGATAATATCATCGCCGCTATATACTCTCAAAATAGGAACATTCCCAGCGGCCTGCTGATCCGGAAAAATGATGAATTAATGATCAAAATTCAGGGGGAACACACCAGGCGGCATGAACTGGCTGATATCGTTATTGGAAAAAATGCGGGCGGCGGGGCTGTTTATTTACGCGATATTTCAGACATCGAAACATCCCATCAGCAGCGACGTTCATTTTTTCATGGAAACGGCAAACCGGCCATCGGTATTAATATTCTTCGAACGGAAGGCGGTAATGTTACAACAACGCTCAATGCATTAAACAAAGTACTGCCTGACGTACGTGCTGCCTTCCCGGAGCTGGTATTTGAAGTCGCCGATACCCAGGGCGAACTGATCAACACATCGGTATCCAATCTGCTTACCTCCCTTCGCGATTCCATCATTTTAACCGTTGCCGTTATTTTCCTGCTTATTGCACGCATGCGTACAACGCTTTTAGCCGCCATCTCCATTCCGTTTACATTTCTGCTGACCTTTGCCGGTATGAAGCTCATCCATTATGAACTCAATATCGTTACTATGACAGCTATTATCCTTGCGGTAGGCCTGCTGGTGGATGATGCTATTGTCGTGATTGAAAATATTGACCGGCACGTCACCTCCGGAGCTAAATCCCTTTTTCAGGCCTCTGTTGACGGCACAAAAGAAATCATTCTTGCTGATTTTGCCGGCACCGCAACCACACTGACCGTTTTGCTGCCGATTATGTTTGTGGGCGGATATTCCCAGAAAATCCTTCGGCCACTTTCGGTAGTACTATCTTTGGCCCTTTTGTCTTCATTTGTGATATCTGTTACGGTTATTCCATTGCTGGCACCGATTCTTATGAAACCAGGCCAACAGGCAAACCGTATCGAAACAGCGCTTCAGCGTTTTTGTGAATTCTGGATCACACCGCTTCAGAATTTTTTTATACAAAGTTTTCGGATGGCAACCTCGAAATGGGGTATGCTGATTTTACCGATTCTGATCGGCCTGCTGCTGATCAGTATGCGACAGATGCCGCTGGTTGGAAGAGATCTGATGCCGTCAATGGATACAGGTATTGTTAAGATCGAATTTGAAGTCTGGCCTAACAGCACCATTGAACAAACCGAAATGGTGGTGAAAAATATGGAGCGTTTAATTAAAAATGTTCCGAGTTTTGTCCGTATGTCTACGATTGTAGGAGCCGAACCCAATGTCATTAGTTTTGGTGCGGATCGCACCTCTCAGGAAGGACTGATTACTGTCCATTTTCAAAACCGGTTTGCGCGTACCAAATCCATCTGGGAAATAGAAGCAGGTCTTCGCGAGACATTCCGTGAACTGCCCGGCCTGAAGCGTTTTAATGTTTATGATTACGGCGCAACTCCCCTGTCCTCCATTGCAGCACCGATTGATGTCATGATTTCCGGGCCTGATCCGCGAATTCTGGACCAGCTTGCCGATGATGTCGCTGCCAGACTTCATAAAATCAGGGGACTGACATCCATATCCCGTTCATGGGACTGGTCCAAACAGGAAATTGCCATCGATCTTGATGAAACGAAACTCGCCCGTTACGGTATTTCTCCCAAAGATGTTTCAGAAACGCTTATGACGGCAACAACAGGTAAAATAGCTTCACAATTCAGTATTGCCGGAGAAGACGGTTACGGCATTCGACTGCGCTTTGATCAGAATACAATAAATACCGTCAACGACCTGGCTGTGTTGCAGATTCCGGGACCGTCAGGCACCGTACCGCTAAAAGAAATTGCCGATTTCCGCACCGTCTGGCGCCAGTCAAAGATCACCCGACAAAACCTTTTGCCGGTTGTCAACCTGCTGGGTTATCGTTCCAGAACCGCCATCACCCATCTTCAGGATCAGGTCACTGCCGTACTGTCGGACATTAAACTTCCCGGCGGATATACGCTAAGCCAGGAAGGAGAAATCCGGCAAATGACTGAAAGCTTCGGCAATCTTGGCGGAGCAATGGCGCTGGCGATTATTTTTCTGTATTTTTCACTGGTGATTACTTTTAAGTCATACCTGCACCCCATAATTATTATGAGCGCCATTCCTCTGGCTTTTATCGGGGTGCCCTGGGGCATGCTGCTCCTGGAACGGCATTTATGCATGCCTGCGGCCATGGGCATGATCCTGCTGGCCGGCATCGTGGTAAACAATTCAATACTGCTTGTCGAGTTTATTGAAACCGCGCGCTCAAACGGGGCGGACATTCATTCAGCCATTGAAGAAGCGATCCGCCGCCGGACACGACCGATTTTAATGACGGCCCTGAGTACCATAGCCGGAATGCTTCCGATTGCCGCTGAAATGGCTGTCGGACTGGAAAGGTTATCACCTTTAGCGGTTGTGGCCATTGCAGGATTGCTGGTCTCAACCTTCCTGACCTTGGCATACGTACCGGCGCTTTATCTGGTAACCGATCGAATCAAAAGAAAAGTAAAAATTACAGCCTAA
- a CDS encoding VOC family protein has translation MISTNMILYCKEWGKTVCFYKDRLHLPINFSTDWFVEFSLTASSRLSIADEKRSSIKSCAVKGITLALEVEDIEAVREDMVKNGLEPTAISKHAWNARVFYLFDPEGHRIEIWQKTTDETKDNFVC, from the coding sequence ATGATAAGCACCAATATGATTCTTTATTGTAAAGAATGGGGAAAAACAGTTTGCTTCTATAAAGACCGGTTGCACTTACCAATCAATTTTTCTACAGACTGGTTTGTGGAATTCAGCTTAACCGCAAGTTCAAGACTTAGCATTGCCGATGAAAAACGATCTTCCATAAAGAGCTGCGCGGTTAAAGGTATTACTTTAGCGCTGGAAGTTGAAGATATTGAAGCCGTGCGGGAAGATATGGTAAAAAACGGATTGGAGCCAACGGCAATCAGTAAGCATGCATGGAATGCCAGGGTGTTTTATCTTTTTGATCCTGAAGGACACCGCATAGAAATATGGCAAAAGACCACAGACGAAACAAAAGATAATTTTGTTTGTTGA
- a CDS encoding SUMF1/EgtB/PvdO family nonheme iron enzyme, with protein MLESLLIGLTTSGVYYLAQRHREHLQQTETTKALSENEIQNSLEMGLKSLFPKLSKDFPAMRAIDEDQIKCLQELFYRSDGELEDRLRQTITENLYGLSGFQDATGVDMFSVEGMEHVLFELKDSKNLNSLKPETLSSVVPRIFVRMLYEISTNPELKNLFEQIRECQKARFRQDVVQQLSEIQHYTKLDDKTILSAVNAARHRLKAQATRTYDIKMAGRAPNLNDRFDYMPPGMRRVIKKDNQIPQDFEENTEPIDTDAFHNLFLKKKRVLIIAGAGVGKTTFLYRTQLELMQNRLKDAPLPVFEDVNEFFENTGTLIERVVGLLGKTKSVDYSPEKARRIAGMLNETGRLCFLLDSMDQCSDDRRCKNHFQMDTSGILEQNRVAVACRIEHIKSDPEVFRDIFSAYEWVILGGFSEDQLFVYLGDEITEWLDYKLLGEDFKKLLRVPFYANITRRIGMQPETERGRVENRSQLLFKFEVELFREAKQRGIGISELDVPEIKNLLYQLSLETLTENQIQSFPFRFIDKYRKNYRNACEIIFNAHWVFFNRTLFEGKDENSCTFYHQLLQEYFAACRLKQLFEEDPEAFDSALIKLPFSPVVLDLLDDILEHEPVFKYCMDRFEEALARADHEKKGSEDAGHKFTWLLSLRDRKGEKPGLKERLQEIFDAEKDQSQKYVIADDKFVRIPAGAFLMGGYERDLEQPVRVVYVSDYWISKYAETSREYDEYHIPYSKKPLEDEKWAKGYLPVIDVSWDDVKAYISWKGKAYSLPTEAQWEKAARGRLGRTYPWGNYKPDNSICNYDYNIKKKVEVHKFEPQMYGIYQMAGNVDEWVADCYHDSYEGAPIDGSTWAEDEQGSFRMIRGGSWCNDARNCRSVTRKDFGPDIGDYFIGFRLSRSVTLGH; from the coding sequence ATGCTCGAATCATTGCTTATTGGACTGACCACAAGCGGCGTATATTATCTGGCACAACGGCACCGGGAACACTTACAGCAGACGGAAACTACAAAAGCATTGTCGGAAAATGAGATCCAAAACAGTCTTGAAATGGGCTTAAAGAGCCTATTCCCAAAACTGTCGAAGGACTTTCCAGCAATGAGGGCAATAGATGAAGACCAAATCAAGTGTCTTCAGGAACTATTTTATCGATCAGACGGTGAGTTGGAGGATAGACTCCGTCAGACGATCACGGAGAACCTGTATGGGCTCTCCGGGTTCCAGGATGCAACCGGTGTCGATATGTTCTCTGTTGAAGGAATGGAGCATGTGCTGTTTGAGCTAAAGGATAGTAAAAATCTTAACTCTCTTAAGCCCGAAACCCTTTCATCCGTCGTCCCGAGAATCTTTGTTCGAATGCTTTATGAGATATCCACCAATCCGGAGCTAAAGAATTTATTTGAACAAATCCGTGAGTGCCAAAAAGCCAGGTTCCGGCAAGATGTCGTCCAGCAATTATCCGAGATTCAACATTATACCAAACTTGATGACAAAACCATTTTAAGCGCAGTAAATGCCGCGCGTCACAGACTAAAAGCGCAGGCGACCCGCACTTACGATATCAAGATGGCCGGCCGGGCGCCCAATTTAAACGATCGCTTCGATTACATGCCTCCCGGCATGCGGCGGGTAATTAAAAAAGACAATCAGATACCGCAGGATTTTGAAGAAAACACGGAGCCAATCGATACGGATGCATTTCATAATCTTTTCCTTAAAAAAAAGCGAGTACTTATCATTGCCGGTGCAGGTGTGGGAAAGACCACATTTCTTTATCGAACGCAATTGGAGCTGATGCAAAACCGCTTAAAAGACGCCCCGCTTCCGGTGTTTGAAGACGTTAATGAATTTTTTGAGAACACAGGAACATTAATTGAAAGAGTCGTCGGCCTTCTGGGTAAGACGAAATCGGTGGATTACAGTCCGGAAAAAGCCCGCAGAATAGCGGGCATGCTGAATGAAACCGGTAGACTGTGTTTTTTGCTGGATTCGATGGACCAGTGTTCCGATGATAGACGCTGTAAAAACCATTTCCAGATGGATACGTCCGGGATTCTGGAACAAAACAGGGTAGCGGTGGCCTGCCGGATCGAACACATAAAGAGTGATCCGGAGGTTTTTCGTGATATTTTTTCTGCGTATGAATGGGTCATTCTGGGTGGATTCAGCGAAGACCAGCTCTTTGTGTATTTAGGTGATGAGATCACCGAATGGCTTGATTATAAATTGCTGGGAGAAGATTTTAAAAAGCTTTTGAGAGTCCCATTTTATGCCAACATTACCAGGCGAATCGGCATGCAGCCGGAAACTGAAAGAGGGCGGGTGGAGAATAGAAGCCAGTTGCTATTCAAGTTTGAGGTGGAGCTTTTCAGGGAGGCAAAACAAAGAGGCATTGGTATTAGTGAACTGGATGTGCCGGAAATTAAAAACCTGTTGTATCAATTGTCTTTAGAAACATTGACGGAAAATCAAATTCAATCATTTCCTTTTCGTTTCATAGATAAGTACAGAAAGAATTATCGCAATGCCTGCGAAATTATTTTCAATGCGCATTGGGTGTTTTTCAACAGGACGCTGTTTGAAGGAAAAGATGAAAACAGCTGCACGTTCTACCATCAGCTGTTACAGGAATATTTTGCAGCCTGCCGCTTGAAGCAATTGTTTGAAGAAGATCCTGAAGCCTTCGACAGCGCGCTGATAAAGCTGCCCTTCAGCCCGGTTGTTCTCGATCTGTTAGACGATATCCTTGAGCATGAGCCGGTATTCAAGTACTGCATGGATCGGTTTGAAGAGGCTCTGGCCCGTGCGGACCATGAAAAGAAGGGTAGCGAGGATGCCGGTCATAAATTTACCTGGCTTCTATCCCTTCGGGATCGCAAGGGAGAAAAGCCGGGCTTGAAAGAGAGGCTTCAGGAAATATTTGATGCGGAAAAGGATCAGAGTCAGAAATATGTTATAGCGGATGACAAGTTTGTCCGGATTCCTGCCGGGGCTTTTTTGATGGGCGGCTACGAAAGAGATTTGGAGCAGCCGGTACGGGTAGTGTATGTATCCGATTATTGGATTTCAAAGTATGCGGAGACCTCTCGGGAATATGACGAGTATCATATTCCTTACAGCAAAAAGCCTCTTGAAGATGAAAAATGGGCAAAGGGCTATCTTCCGGTGATTGATGTAAGCTGGGATGATGTTAAAGCCTATATATCCTGGAAGGGTAAGGCATATTCTCTTCCTACCGAAGCTCAATGGGAGAAGGCCGCACGAGGAAGACTGGGGCGAACATATCCCTGGGGTAATTACAAACCTGATAATAGTATATGCAATTATGATTATAATATTAAAAAAAAAGTTGAGGTGCACAAATTCGAACCCCAGATGTACGGGATATATCAAATGGCAGGCAATGTCGATGAATGGGTGGCAGATTGTTATCATGATTCATATGAAGGTGCTCCAATAGATGGTTCCACCTGGGCCGAAGATGAGCAGGGCTCTTTCCGGATGATACGGGGCGGCAGCTGGTGCAACGATGCTCGCAACTGCCGGTCGGTGACCCGTAAAGATTTCGGGCCCGACATCGGCGACTACTTCATAGGCTTTCGTCTCTCCAGATCAGTTACCCTTGGCCATTGA
- a CDS encoding addiction module protein, with protein MAELADKIYKQALDLPIDDRLTLIDKLLISTNLPTQNDIDQAWSKEVERRCQELDSGKAKLIPGEEVFEKIKKRFLK; from the coding sequence ATGGCTGAATTAGCTGATAAAATTTATAAACAAGCGCTTGATCTGCCAATTGATGATCGATTGACTCTGATAGATAAGCTGCTTATTAGCACAAATTTACCTACCCAAAACGATATTGATCAAGCATGGTCAAAAGAAGTTGAACGCCGATGTCAAGAACTTGATAGTGGGAAAGCTAAACTGATTCCTGGTGAAGAAGTTTTTGAAAAGATTAAGAAAAGATTTTTAAAATGA
- a CDS encoding DVUA0089 family protein, which translates to MIISGKQLQNVFGVIALTIAGAMFMIAPAFASSVITGTLHETQQNYGNTVDHWLITVNTSGTIIFDVLSAENNGDFTWQDGTAGNIETDIDVNGDGEFAYFDSEIFLAQHNGSEWVFIEGDDDGDSNQGISDGSLVVNQNDPTPVVFTYDSYITINLDVGSYLLLVGTYNADQNLEQNLQNRFNAFLTGSVEQGDYPTLFREGGLASDHGDYQVTITGDISASPVPVPGAILLFGSGLLALVRIRRKKY; encoded by the coding sequence ATGATTATTTCTGGGAAGCAACTACAAAACGTGTTTGGAGTTATCGCACTGACAATAGCAGGAGCAATGTTTATGATAGCACCTGCCTTCGCATCTTCAGTGATAACTGGAACTCTACATGAAACCCAACAAAATTATGGAAATACAGTCGACCACTGGTTAATTACCGTAAACACATCCGGTACTATAATTTTCGATGTGTTATCGGCTGAAAATAACGGAGATTTCACTTGGCAAGATGGTACAGCCGGTAACATAGAAACTGACATTGATGTAAATGGTGACGGCGAGTTTGCATACTTTGATTCAGAGATTTTTTTAGCGCAACACAATGGATCTGAATGGGTTTTCATTGAAGGTGATGACGATGGTGATTCTAACCAAGGAATATCCGATGGCTCATTAGTTGTCAATCAAAATGACCCCACCCCTGTAGTATTCACATATGATTCATACATAACCATAAACCTTGATGTGGGTAGCTACCTTCTTTTGGTTGGTACCTATAATGCAGACCAAAATTTGGAACAAAACCTACAAAATAGATTTAATGCTTTTCTAACTGGTTCGGTAGAGCAAGGAGACTATCCTACTCTGTTTAGAGAAGGTGGTCTTGCCAGTGATCATGGTGATTATCAAGTGACAATCACTGGTGATATAAGCGCATCGCCTGTTCCTGTGCCAGGAGCTATTTTGTTGTTTGGATCGGGACTCCTTGCCCTTGTAAGAATTAGAAGAAAGAAGTATTAA
- a CDS encoding efflux RND transporter periplasmic adaptor subunit, which yields MKKPIKRIIWILIGIALILAAVILVRHRKSELANLAQPTIRPIPVHIKTANSGKLPIIEHYLGTIEPVVEAVLSAQATGYLTSIYKDTGDRVAAGETVAKIDDRLLVSQKSAIAAELAGAREDLEVKKTMLDRRKELIKTKAVSIESLNEAYLAYELAYSRLQRLKQEIEASNVSLSFTGIRSLFNGVITKRLKNHGDMVTTGTPVFMIEDTKRGYKVIVHVSQETVTRLSKNMPFHLSHGNAFLDATEYRIHPAINTGNLATVEIRIPDRPFGLPSYGTVGVDMIVGMPEGLIVSSDCILEQETGALVFVVQDNESVHPVPVNILGHNGEQAVVEGSLAAGTPLAAGAESMLMQLSRHGRIMIISEGEK from the coding sequence ATGAAAAAACCCATCAAACGCATAATTTGGATTTTAATCGGAATTGCTTTAATTCTTGCAGCAGTTATTCTGGTCCGCCACCGAAAGTCGGAACTGGCAAACTTGGCACAGCCAACGATTCGTCCGATTCCCGTTCACATCAAAACGGCAAACAGTGGAAAGCTCCCGATAATAGAACACTATCTGGGAACTATTGAACCAGTAGTAGAGGCAGTATTGTCCGCCCAGGCAACCGGGTATCTCACATCAATTTATAAGGACACCGGAGACCGGGTTGCGGCTGGAGAGACTGTTGCCAAAATTGACGATCGATTGCTTGTCAGTCAAAAAAGCGCTATAGCGGCAGAGCTGGCAGGGGCCCGGGAAGATTTGGAAGTTAAAAAAACAATGCTGGATCGGCGTAAAGAATTAATTAAAACAAAAGCTGTTTCCATAGAATCTTTAAATGAAGCATATCTTGCTTATGAATTGGCATACTCACGACTGCAACGATTGAAACAGGAAATTGAGGCTTCGAATGTTTCCCTGTCATTTACCGGCATCAGGTCTCTTTTTAACGGAGTCATTACAAAGCGTTTGAAAAATCACGGCGATATGGTCACAACCGGAACCCCCGTATTTATGATTGAAGACACCAAACGGGGATATAAAGTTATTGTTCACGTGTCCCAGGAAACAGTCACACGATTATCCAAAAACATGCCGTTTCATTTGAGTCATGGCAACGCTTTTCTTGATGCTACCGAATATCGTATTCATCCGGCCATTAACACCGGGAATCTGGCGACTGTTGAAATTCGCATACCGGATCGGCCGTTCGGACTGCCGAGTTACGGCACCGTTGGGGTGGATATGATCGTCGGGATGCCGGAAGGCCTTATTGTTTCCTCAGACTGCATTCTTGAACAGGAAACAGGCGCTTTGGTCTTTGTGGTTCAAGACAATGAAAGTGTCCATCCGGTTCCTGTAAATATACTCGGACACAACGGGGAACAGGCTGTTGTTGAAGGATCATTGGCAGCCGGTACACCTCTGGCAGCCGGTGCTGAATCCATGCTTATGCAGTTAAGCCGGCATGGGCGCATCATGATAATTTCCGAAGGGGAAAAATGA